The following coding sequences lie in one Klebsiella huaxiensis genomic window:
- the eno gene encoding phosphopyruvate hydratase → MSKIVKVIGREIIDSRGNPTVEAEVHLEGGFVGMAAAPSGASTGSREALELRDGDKSRFMGKGVLKAVGAVNGPIAQAILGKDAKDQAGIDKIMIDLDGTENKSNFGANAILAVSLANAKAAAASKGQPLYEHIAELNGTPGKYSMPVPMMNIINGGEHADNNVDIQEFMIQPVGAKSLKEAVRMGSEVFHNLAKVLKAKGMNTAVGDEGGYAPNLGSNAEALAVIAEAVKAAGYELGTDITLAMDCAASEFYKDGKYVLAGEGNKAFTSEEFTHFLEDLTKQYPIVSIEDGLDESDWDGFAYQTKVLGDKIQLVGDDLFVTNTKILKEGIEKGIVNSILIKFNQIGSLTETLAAIKMAKDAGYTAVISHRSGETEDATIADLAVGTAAGQIKTGSMSRSDRVAKYNQLIRIEEALGEKAPYNGRKEIKGQA, encoded by the coding sequence ATGTCCAAAATCGTTAAAGTCATCGGTCGTGAAATCATCGACTCCCGTGGTAACCCGACTGTTGAAGCCGAAGTACACCTGGAAGGTGGTTTCGTCGGTATGGCAGCAGCTCCGTCAGGTGCTTCTACTGGTTCCCGCGAAGCGCTGGAACTGCGCGATGGCGACAAATCCCGTTTCATGGGTAAAGGCGTACTGAAAGCTGTTGGCGCGGTTAACGGCCCGATCGCTCAGGCAATCCTTGGCAAAGACGCCAAAGATCAGGCTGGCATCGACAAAATCATGATCGACCTGGACGGTACTGAAAACAAATCTAACTTCGGTGCGAACGCTATCCTGGCCGTATCTCTGGCTAACGCCAAAGCTGCTGCTGCTTCTAAAGGTCAGCCGCTGTATGAGCACATTGCTGAACTGAACGGCACCCCAGGCAAATACTCCATGCCGGTTCCGATGATGAACATCATCAACGGTGGTGAGCACGCTGACAACAACGTCGACATCCAGGAATTTATGATTCAGCCAGTTGGCGCTAAATCCCTGAAAGAAGCCGTACGTATGGGTTCTGAAGTGTTCCATAACCTGGCTAAAGTTCTGAAAGCTAAAGGCATGAACACTGCAGTTGGTGACGAAGGCGGCTACGCGCCGAACCTGGGTTCCAACGCTGAAGCTCTGGCTGTTATCGCTGAAGCTGTTAAAGCTGCTGGCTACGAGCTGGGCACCGACATCACCCTGGCGATGGACTGTGCAGCTTCAGAATTCTACAAAGACGGTAAATACGTTCTGGCTGGCGAAGGCAACAAAGCGTTCACCTCTGAAGAATTCACTCACTTCCTGGAAGACCTGACCAAACAGTATCCGATCGTGTCTATCGAAGACGGTCTGGACGAATCTGACTGGGATGGTTTCGCATACCAGACTAAAGTACTGGGCGACAAAATCCAGCTGGTTGGTGACGATCTGTTCGTAACCAACACCAAGATCCTGAAAGAAGGTATCGAGAAAGGCATCGTTAACTCCATCCTGATCAAATTCAACCAGATCGGTTCTCTGACCGAAACTCTGGCTGCGATCAAAATGGCGAAAGACGCTGGTTACACTGCCGTTATCTCTCACCGTTCAGGCGAAACTGAAGACGCTACCATTGCTGACCTGGCTGTTGGTACCGCTGCAGGCCAGATCAAAACCGGTTCTATGAGCCGTTCTGACCGCGTTGCTAAATACAACCAGCTGATTCGTATCGAAGAAGCCCTGGGAGAAAAAGCACCGTACAACGGTCGTAAAGAGATCAAAGGTCAGGCATAA
- a CDS encoding SDR family oxidoreductase → MNTLLITGVTGFLGGAVLENILNQENRFNLLLLVRANDDAAALERVKENLRKFNIAEEKLAALNSRSILLGDLADPEVFLTDPRLDQVTHVINCAAIASFGNNPLIWKVNVEGTLKFVRRMAQIISLQRFLHVGTAMSCSPEQDSLVAENAEFRERAEHLVEYTHSKSTIERLMQQECPTLPLVIARPSIVVGHTHHGCQPSSSIFWVFSMGLMLQKFMCSMEDRIDVIPVDYCADALLMLLNSPLARGEIVHISAGEENSVRFADIDSAMASALEQAPVGNKYAQVSYETLVKMRRELKDIFGPCNERLMLKAIRLYGAFATLNVRFSNDKLLSMGMPKPPRFTDYIDRCVQTTRGLSIPQQMAVDFK, encoded by the coding sequence ATGAATACATTGTTAATTACAGGCGTGACCGGATTTCTGGGCGGGGCAGTTTTAGAAAATATTCTTAATCAGGAAAATAGATTTAATCTGCTACTGCTGGTTCGCGCCAATGATGATGCAGCCGCACTTGAACGGGTAAAGGAAAACCTGCGTAAATTCAATATTGCAGAAGAGAAGCTGGCAGCACTGAATTCACGGAGCATTCTGCTGGGCGATTTGGCGGATCCGGAAGTATTTCTTACCGACCCTCGCCTGGATCAGGTCACTCACGTTATCAACTGCGCCGCCATCGCCTCCTTTGGCAACAACCCGCTCATCTGGAAAGTAAATGTCGAAGGAACGCTTAAGTTTGTCCGGAGAATGGCGCAGATCATCAGCCTTCAGCGCTTCCTGCATGTAGGCACGGCAATGTCGTGTTCACCTGAACAGGATTCACTGGTGGCAGAAAACGCAGAGTTCCGTGAACGCGCCGAGCATCTGGTAGAGTACACCCACTCTAAATCAACCATAGAACGCCTGATGCAGCAGGAGTGCCCAACACTGCCGTTGGTTATTGCCCGCCCCTCGATTGTGGTTGGTCACACTCATCACGGCTGTCAGCCTTCCAGCAGCATCTTCTGGGTATTCAGCATGGGTCTGATGCTGCAAAAATTTATGTGTTCGATGGAAGACCGCATTGACGTTATCCCCGTCGATTACTGCGCCGATGCGCTGCTAATGCTGCTCAACAGCCCACTTGCTCGCGGAGAGATAGTGCACATTTCGGCAGGTGAAGAAAATAGCGTGAGATTTGCGGATATCGACAGCGCTATGGCGTCGGCGCTGGAACAAGCCCCGGTTGGCAATAAGTACGCCCAGGTCAGCTATGAGACACTGGTCAAAATGCGTCGCGAGCTGAAGGATATTTTTGGCCCGTGTAACGAGCGCCTTATGCTGAAGGCAATACGTTTGTACGGCGCGTTCGCCACGCTCAACGTGCGATTTAGCAACGACAAGTTGCTCAGTATGGGGATGCCGAAACCGCCGCGCTTTACCGATTACATCGATCGCTGCGTGCAGACCACGCGTGGGCTTTCCATTCCGCAGCAAATGGCGGTGGATTTTAAGTAA